taAGATCCAAACCCTTTAACCATAATTATTCTTGTTCCATGGGTCTTGTTGGTTCACCTAATGTATAGTAAAGGACCCCTGGGGAACATCATGTAACTTCGAAAATAAAAGTAATCAAGTTCTATATCTTTTTGTCTGTAAAGTTTGACCCATGTGGGTCATCCTTACTCCCAATGATGGCCTCGTTCCTTTGGGAGACTGTATAATCGCCCcgattataattacatcttgttACATCTTGTGTTAAAAATGTGATCCCGAATTAATACTTTGGCCGCAAGAGGGctttaaagtttaacaaaaaaataaatagggaaaatgttttaaaaaattaaatagaatGTTACAAAAAACTGTTGTTTAGTAAGCAATGTGGCCCGTAGgccatttgttttatttaattattctcTTCTTGTGCCTTGCAAACTCCTATAAATTATGATTTTAGATTTGACATAAATGTACGTGCAGTGTGGGGAAGCATGACAACGGGAAATGGGCCATCCCACCTAAATGAAATTCTTGGTACTATGAACTCCCCAGGCCTGTCTTCTACATCGTTTACAGCTATAGAGAAGGAGGTTGGAGAATGGTGGCTTTCTGCTCTTGAGAGTAACATATTGGAAGCAGGGGCAGAAGAGAGAGCTTTGGCAGTAGAAAGGGGTGATTACCATCATGAGGTTCCTGCAATAACTGTTATTACAGATGGTGGATGGTCAAAACGCACACACAAACACAGCTATAATGCTCTTGGAGGTGTAGCCATTATCATTGGTAAAGAGACAGGAAAACTGCTGCATATAGGGGTTAGAAATAAATACTGTTATGTGTGCCAAACAGCCAAGAATAAGATGGTAGAACCACAAGAACACGATTGTTTCAAGAACTGGGATTCAGATAGTCAATCCATGGAAAGTGACATTATTGTGGAAGGGTTTAAAGAAGCAGAGACTAAACATGGTTTACGGTACATGCGTATAGTTGGTGATGGGGACTCGTCTGTATATGCCAAAATTAGAGAGGAAGTACCCGAGTGGGGCAGGGATGTTCAGAAAGAAGAGTGTGCAAATCATGTTTGTAAGTGTTACAGATCCAACCTTGAGAAGCTCGTAATGAATAACCCCCTTTACAAAGGAAGGCAtaatcttacaaaaaaagtTAGAGTACAGCTAGTTTCTGCAGTAAGATGTGCAATACGTGTCAGAGCAAAACAGAGGGAGAACAAAGAACTTACCACATCAGCTGCAGTTGCTCACCTTAAACATGATATTCTGAATTCTGTACATCATGTTTTTGGTAACCATTCAAATTGTTCAGACTTTTGTAAGGTGTCAACTTCAACCTCAACTGCTGATAATTTACAAATTCAAATCGAACAAAATGAAGGTATTGCTGATGATGGCGCAAACTTTGAGAATATCTTTGAAGAGCAGATTACATTCTGGGAAGAAGGTGCAAGTGCAGAAGAGTTAGAGAAGTCTCGTTATTGTAGCTTTGACTTTCATGATGTTGAAAAATTTATCATTCAGGATGTTTCcattcttttaatgaaaatagCAGAGAAGGCTGGATGTCTGATTGGCAACACCACAACAAACATTGCAGAGTCTTGGATGCACATAAGGTGCAAGTTTGATGGTGGAAAGATTCACAATCTATGCAACAGAGGGTCATGGCATGCTCGGTGTTATGGTGGTGCTTTGCGTATGAACTATGGACCACAGTGGTCTCCAAATGTTTGGAAAGAATCCACAGCTACACATGCAGGATCTTTTTTTACTAAAGTTTTCCAAAGACAGGAAGTGAAGCTGGCCCAAAGTAAGAAACATCAAATGAAGCCGCAAACAAAGAAAAACAGATTTATGAAGAAATTAAGGAATCTAAAGCAAAGTACAACCACAAAAGCTAAAAGAGCATATGGAGAGGATGCCACTGAGGTTACTGAAGATATATCGGCATTAGACTTAGAAGCAAAAAAGCAAGAATTCCTTAACAAACATGTATGCGTCTCATCAACCCAGATAGCAAAGATCCAGAGTTCCACTTCCAAACAATCTTCATCAGGTCTGTGGCATTCTGAGAGAAGAGTACGATTAACTGCCTCTAATTTTGGAAAAGTTTATCGGCGTAGACCATCTATACCAGTTAAAAACTTGGTGAAATCTCTTCTGTATTCtaattttaaaggaaatagACATACTAGAAATGGACTTCTACAGGAAAGATCTACTATAGAGGAATACAAACTCAGAAAAGCTGAAGAGAATGAGAATGTGATAGTGAAGGACTCAGGATTGGTAATTGATCATAACAACAACTTCCTAGCAGCAAGTCCTGATGGTTTTGTGTATACCTCTGATGGAAAGAAGGGCCTTATAGAGATAAAGAACCTCGTTCATAATAAGCCTTTAAATCTTTTTGAAGCTGCAGACAAAATAAGGTCATTTTGTTTGCAGTATAGAAATGGAAAATTATCCTTAAAGGAGAATCACGATTATTACTATCAATGTCAAGGGCTTATGAACATTTGTGGAACAGAGTGGATAGACTTTGTGGTTCGCACTCTGAATCCCTACCATCTTTTTATGGAGAGAATATACAGGAATGAGGATCTTTGGAACATAATGCTGCCAAAGCTCAAAGTTTTTTATTACACATCATTGTTACCTGAATTAGCTTCTCCTCGGGAAGGGAAAAGTCCAGGCATAAGGGAACCTGGGGTTTGGGTATGTATGCGATTTATCCCTTTGTGCACACATTTCTAACCCAAGAGTGTGTATGCGGTTTATCCCTTTGTGCACACATTTCTAACCCAAGAGTGTGTATGTGGTTTATCCCTTTGTGCACACATTTCTAACCCAAGAGTGTGTATGTGGTTTATCCCTTTATGCACACATTTTTAACCCAAGAGTGATAATAGGAATTATTATAATGAAGAACAACATTAACTATCACCAAATTATAAGTGTGACAATGAAATTAGAGCATTGCGTTAATTTTGtgctgtgttttttttttcagtgcaaatctaagtacatatataaaatgCCTTTCTAATACTGTCATTTACTTGTAATTGGTGTTCTTTTCAAGGTGTTTTTTTCTCTAGTCTTTTATAATTACATTATGAAACATAACCATGCATGTTGTAACTTTAATGAAGTTTCATATCTATCGTAATTCATTGATTTTGACATCAttcttttacaatatatattatatatatatttcagtatTCACCCCCCAATACAAGGGTGGCTGTTAGAAAAACACGAGGTGGTAGGATGCTGACAGATCCTTTATCAAGGAAAAGCAGAAATAAAAGGTACTGTTTAAGAATTAGCTAATAATTTGTAAGGATTCTCCTCTTTATTGTAAACTATATACATATGTACCAGAAAGTTTATAATGGTAATAGATCTTTTGGGCTTCCATactttttcttcaaaaagtAGTTCCACTTTcacaatttcatttcatataccAATGACACTCACTTCATATTTTCATAGTTTTTCTCCTTTATCTAATTTGTATGTTGTTATATCACTCAATAGACTATAGTTTCAGAgtttttaaaccattttttctttatttgaagaaaaaagaaagactaAGAATGGAAGAGGATTTTTTTCATGACTTTAATTATTAAAGGTCAGTAGTTTCTTAAAGAAAGTTTGTATGATACTGGTATCATAAAATCTGAATTCTGCAACTCATTACAAAGATTTTGATGTGCAGATGATGTATGACTCTTAAAATAGTCAACCAATTTAAGATATTACTTATTCTTCCAAATTTGACTTTGACGAAACCTTAAGTTAAATATAAAGAGTTAACAAAtattaagattaaaaataaaatctcagACACAAATCCGGAATTTAAAAACGTTTTACTACTGTTGCGCTAGCCTCTCCAATATAAAAATCCAAGAACTGAAAAGCGCTAATGTTAGAAATATATCGAATTTGTAGAAGAAACATATTTGAATCAGGATCTGTTCGTAAAAACGCACTtattaaaaatctgaaattaaaaagaattcgGATAGGCCTTAgttatttaatacataatttttaaaatgataaatgcatGCTTGCGTGTTAAacactggatgaaatatctggtttcagcgctgcagaaaccctttggaaactctgcggaaacttaaggttactttaagtttccgacaggtttcagcacggaaacttcaagtttcattaagtttccgcagtgctgaaacttaggctgtccatgaatccaaatggtttccgcaacggaaacttactgaaacttgacgtttctgcatagtttcaatctccatatacgtttgggatacatattgtttacaaatggtttccgcgacggaaacttactgaaacttgaagtttctgcatagtttcaacctccatatacaattgggatacatattgtttactaAGGGTTTCTGcaactgaaacttactgaaactttttatatttttgctttcacaaaagctaagcaaggtttctactttatgtaaaaacaaaacaatttcaaacagttccaaatttattttgttcaaaaatctgaaattgtttccaataataaataaaatacagccaagatacaataatggaGAAATTCAATGGCAATTCCCTTATTAGggacttttatctaaaaattataaaattgcacaagaaaaaaaactcccatagaaatctttacatttgtattttttttcatctcgattaaatgcctatcaaatctccctttaaaaatgcaacaaagatcttacttttttaaaaatatgaatgcaatttacaaaataactgcacgtacatgaataaacaaagaaaacttcactgttacatgaacatgatacacttgtctcaatttgttttgaactacaatgaatatgtacaccataaaatatttttgaaaagtcttaAGTatccatcttttaaaaaaaaacaaaaaaatacactacaagatagtagttgactatagaggtatgacccagatttgatttgaatatgtcaataaattccaaaatgaggtcaaagtgaccaacttacaagttgggataaaccttttctttgttagtaatataaccttatgttttacaaaagaacaggatttgatatcatttttttgataatccattaagtccaaagtgaacttttcatttccacccatgatgtaccaactgatcagattttaatatcataagcctgtcagtatttaatagatgacccagagggagatatgaaaagcttgttggccaataaaaagctaacaatggagcagtctgtcaaatcatgtgcaaaaatatgatgtacacatttaattaattatgctgattgcaacacacttcattcctgatgaatattcttctttacacacggtttaccttcctacatttcactactttacctacattattttttttaaattcaagacatgaagtaaaatatacattgtttatatatgacaagtattactacatgtacatgtacttgctttttgtagcatgaatgtataaaatacaaagtatcacacagatcattcaccttacaattctcatcaataccagcattttacttatgatataaaagctaattccaatattagttacataacacagattaaaataaaacccacatggaaacaactttccatccaagtaattttgttatataaaaattgtaatacatggggtattggttgactttatatattttcatatacaacataattgaatattttttggtgtattttatcatttctatgacccatgcattcatctcctaatgcagtgtttttacatttaagattggtttcttaatttttcatatattgcttcaaataaaaactaagttcaataaatgtttaaacaaagaaaatggaaaaaaaagtagttaacacttatcaacttggaggtgtgagtatatgttacatggagtctaatattttatgcaatatttgcaaatataacaaattatttaagaaaatgaaagttaatatctaatcaatcatttaataagtcaaaaccatgtgattttctaagattctagcttacagacagacattgtaatatactggtatttgatcatataaaaaagtacttttatagtttataggttttttgaaatgagaatactttacagttaaaaagtcttgttctgcagaggtttagtcgggtcgtagagatgtgtccattcgaatcaataaggagtgtccttggctgttgttgatgtaaccCGAGTCGTGGTTTATGGAAATAGGCCTTTTTGGGGGAATTTCGAGCATTGTCCAGACCGGTGAAGCACtcatatgatcacatcatggttacagcagacttagtagttctggacagtggtagcattaaaattcttcttcttgcgatgaacttgttcctttcactgggctgtactttatgtctgttctatttatcttaaacaagaataataaagttgcatttagatttttaaacaataaacatttagcctaacatgtaataaaagcattctgaataaaattctgaatacagaagctactatgcagttgccagttgctgtttaaactatgtcatataatggctacagtagtatctggtcttaaatgtttcattttatgtttgaagctatgttattttcattttgattcaattattgtttgttgaacaatggaaaaacttatcaacaataagtgtgtttcacccccccccccccccccatcaacctccttttcaagaacttagacctggatttcctaaaaattactacagtaaattataaacatccaacacatgtataagttaatggtgaaaataatcaatttcaaagcaataccttGCGTTCACATCGTCCAGCTGGTCCAAATTTCACCCGAATCACCGAACAGAGGAGCAACTAATCACCGgaaacattgactttgtatgctgttaatgctgaaaaagaaaaacgtgaaagatttcattttccggatttaattaataaatttttttcgttacatttagagtttgtaaattgtataatgtgcgaaagattcattgttcgtcttgtttaccaaccaagcattcatatatattagggacgtttatataattatatatgtgtataccctggataatcttgattatcatgcatataaagttggttaatggctaacttggtcaaaacgtatatttaaaagagatacggtaataaaatttaaaacgccgaaccaagtttgaaaaaatgacgccatcttgatttgatggcgcgagatctcgtttacaaatgagagataaattagagccttgaaaatgttattgggagtatctatattgtgaattagGTTACCTTGACATGAGTTCTTCCTTCTTGCATTATCTCCTTGTTGTAGAGACtattaatgcttctcaattctccattttacaacagcaccttcttgtccattttaaccttcgctcggaatcataaagtgcgccaatactgaccaatcagaaccccctaaatcttggaaaagtgcatcttgggatagtttaaaataaataatgtttaatcaaaattatcattttttaccgaatagtatactttttacatgtatatttattttaaataagaactgtcggagtcagtatttcctggttaaacacgacaaagtattggcgtgtgtgttgttacaattgtatttgtaacacgtgattaaccaaaaaaaatggccgaccgtttgtttacaaatgtctaatgaaattaaacaagttttaatgagacatatgtatcagattttgtctttaactatattttatttacatgtactgatgattttgccaaactaaatatgatagagccatatatagtttactgacaagttagtcttgacttgtccaattttcaccgcgattctaagcacggtcatattcttattcaaaatatagaggtgtgaaaatattatgttcattacagagcaggttctgcatgaacacacagaaatcacaaatataattagatgccgatcaattaacggggtccggttaacagcgttcacccgtacggtgaatttacaactacgatgaattgatggcaattattttacagttacacatgtgcactgattggtcatacgatgaacagtacgttaagaatacttatgaaattaaaatacaaacgcgtTAAACAAGCCGGGAAGTAAGACGTTCACGTCGGgctgatatataaacaaaatataattttaattatttcgtatactttctacatcaaatgtatacgaatgtataatcaaattttaaaaatgggattaaaatcacgtgcaccacatggctagtgctggattttaaactgattttgtaatataacgtataacttcagtaaaattataaataatgcttattatatcttataacagaaacatgtgcatgtttcataaacatgtatcaatatctgtgtttacagtacagaaagtaaatacaaagtatagaaatgcacgaatcacataggcgtcgaaccggggggggggggagggggggctaAGTGCAAAGTTGGACTTAACAAATAGGcacatagccccccccccccactttttctcgccggaaatgtaattgttcctaaatttaccttgaaagattgagaagttggagtaatagccatactagccccccccccccccccccccccccccccgacacggattaggaatttcatgattttggggaaAAACATTAATTTGGGTAGGGAAATATATTTTCGGAAGTATatagtataggtatactccccccccccccccccaccaccacggataaggattttcatgatgattttgggaattaggtttttttttagggtttttcctcaataattctgaggattagtctagcccccccccccctccactttcaatttgcttccgacgccagtgaatcatgatacagtcatacatgtagtaaagtctgaaatgcatgtaaataattaaacaattattatattagactcaacctccaagtgggttttacttgttattatcaactgtagaatttgtaaaaaaaaaaaaattcctgtgtacatctgttggcgtggtattaaaaaagaaatgaattagctctaaacttcaggttgtacgaatatttggtacgatttgtaaaaatttacaacgactttaccttaatttgtttgcttaattagttactgtacctcaaggttcattcaaatgataactaaatgatttaagaaggagtcttacaaaataggtatattaatttattgagtGTATTAAGTAAAATACTTCTTCATACACTGTTTGCGATATACAACTagctagattttttttactaaataattataattcacTTATCAGTTTAACTAACTCaggtacacacaaattgaataaaaattcccgccgggctccagttataaactcacgcttcgtactgtgtatatgttatgtaacagtcttttgttcactcctgacagaaaaaaccttgcaatccacacagaatatacaggaaaatcacagaggaggtcacctggacaaagaatgtatacacatgtatacacgtgcccgagtacctaagattaatgatttcatcatatgcattaaacaagatcagacatcagtttttcttttcaaattcaattaattacttagtaaggttcttaatcgccttatttgccacatttgaagatagttacatgtatacatatagtttcagtcacgctgaaaccttactatacggattcattatcattaggctagaattaaacttaaatctgttgaaaataaatgatatcactattaaactcaaatcaattttagtaatagtttcagcaatgcgtaaaccatttggaatcttaacttaaagtttcagcatactgaaacctagcgaaaatgttctgaaactgattgatatttccataataatttacacaacttttcacatgattcaaatttagtttccgcattgcggaaaccatcaggaatcttaacttaaagtttcagcatactgaaacctagcggaaatgttctgaaactgattgatatttccataataatttacacaacttttcacacgattcaaatttagtttccgcattgcggaaaccatcaggaatcttagactaaagtttctgctgactgaaacctaacggatacttgctgaatcgatataatggtttccgcattgcggaaactatacatgaaacttcaacttcaagtttcagcaaggtttccatatagtttcagttttgctgaaacttgatttttcatccagtgaAAGTGAAAACAAAATGCTGATGACTGAGCTATCCATACCTCACTTATTTCGATGTAAATAGAGACCACTATGATAGAAAtcagtttttgaaatttttgtctttttttgcaaaattcgaCCCCAGGGCTTTGGTacctctaaaaaaatattttattctatttctTTGAACGCGTACAAAacctataaaaatatcttagatTTTTTTAGGGGCAGGCAGGTCTTGAAGGATATCTAGGCCAAATGTCATGCAGAAATATACCTTTTACTTAGTAAATGCTGTGTTGGCCAATTTTGAAGcttaataataaaattgcaaGGTTCAAAATGCAAATTCCAAAACAATTGAAACATGTAcgatatatataatcaaaaatatttgttttacaaaagtGATTTTTCGGGAAATCTATCTCCCCTATAGGTAAATTCTTTCGTTATTCACAATAGATTCTTTTAGGAATATCTGATAGTTAGTTATGTTAACAATCCAGCCACCTAATGCTAGATATGCGGCCATCTTGTGGATTTGAGGATCAACATGTAAACAGTTCCTGAACTGGCTTGTGTCTGCCTGAAAGTGTCCTCAAAAGAAAGCAAGAAGCCCATAGGCCCGACAGAGATGAAATGGGTTGAAGACCAAGACTGCTTGAATGATTTAATAACATTTGCCtacttaatctttttaattaattttaggaATATCTGATGGTTAGCTCTGTTAACCACCCAGTCACCATATTGTGTATTTGAGAAtcgaaatgtaaacatttcttaaactgACTTGTTTCTGCCTAAAAGAATTGTCAACAGATAACAAGTGGCCTtatcggtcacctgagtaactgCAGTGTGGCTTTTGCAATGTTTCTTTATGTGCATTATGATTACATGGctcaaaaaaacatttttaatattccaGGATTGTTTTATCCAATAAACTTtcttaattcttaaaaaaaaaaattaaaaaaggtaGCATAACATACAGTTCAATGttttaacaaatcatatttacaaaaaaaaaatggtcgaaatcacACCATCCTACCTTAAACAATCATTAGAGCCCTGCCCTAACACCAGACCCCATGAACCAATAAATTAGCAACCAAAAGGGGAATGTGCGGCCATATTGTGTATTTGAGGATCCAATGTCAACATTTcatgaactggcttgtttctgcccaaaATCGTTGTCAGAAAATAACAAGAGGCCGACAGTCCTTATTAGTGACCTTAGTAACTGCAGTGTGGCTTTTGCAATGTATGTGCATGTGTATTATTAAAACAGggttaataaaatcatttttaatattttaaatcaaatacactTTCTAGATTCTAAAACAAATATACAACGAGTTAAAAGTTGTCAAAGTGACAGCAAACGACTCGGAGTTTTCTTTCTAGTGAACTATGTCCATAATCAATTGTCAACACTGAAACGAAATTCGAAATGGTGTCCATATATACAAGAGTAATTCGTACAATAGGGTACCCTACATGCAATATTCTGCAAAAAAGTTCAACAACtggtttttgtttcattaattatcaaaaataaaatcaaagcaaTATCCACATCTCTAGTAGACATGCATGTCCAATTGATCATCAAAGCatcaacttcctatcttgaaaactgtggGAGGAGTTAATTGTACAATAGGAGTACACTATAAGCAATATTCTACGAGGAAAAAACCCAGTTAACAGCTTGCattttttcatatacatatgcatgtattatCTAAATTCGAATAGGCACATATctgatatatataaaattgatcATCAAAGCATAAACATCctatattgaaaactgttggaATTATCCATACAATAGGGGTACATGTAACCTTTAAGCACCCCGACTTCATTTTTCGTTTCAATAATTTGATCTTTtctttggaaaacccggttaaaaaattgaaacataaaaTTCAGTGAAATAATTGAACAAATCTTAAGTACAAATAAAAATCAGTTGAAATTACACCACCCTACCCCTAATACTGCAACTCCTGACCAAAAGGGTCAACGATTTTTGAAAGAGGCACTTCTCGTCATCTTAAATATTTACTTATAGTTCATCTTAATATTCAGGAGCACAAGAGAAGGTTtccaaagaataaatatttgtttcacTTTAAAATCAGTATAGCTTCATCCTAACTTAAGAACGTCTCACCGAGGGGCATTGAAATTCATAAATTTGGAAGACGCATTCTTTCTCATCATTACTATATACTTAAATTATCTGCTTAACATCCAGAAGCAGAGgggaagatttttgaagaattAATGCACTTTCTCTATATTATCATTAGAACTCCGCCCTAACACAAGAATTCCTGACTCAAAAACCATGAATTTCGAATTTTGAAATAGGCGTTCTTCCTCATCATAAGTAGTATTTTGTTCATGTGCTTTATACCAATGGACAGaagagaagattttcaaagtatcaatacaatatattaacTAATTATTAGACCTGCCCTAACACCAGAACCCCTGAGCCAGGGACCCTGAACTTAACAACTGTAGAAGAGGCATACTTTTTCATCATAACTATGCACTAAATTCATGAGCGTTTTCCCCAGGAGCAGAGGAAAAGATTGTCAAAGAATCAATGCATTTCAACTTTTTAATCATCATAGCCCCGCCCTAACACTAATATCACTGACCCACAAACAATGAAATTCACAGTTTTGGATGaggcatttttttcttaaataactcTGTACTTGGTTCATTTGCTAATTTCCCAGTAGCAAAGGAGAAAAGTTTTGCGAACTATTGTGTCTTCATTGTATAATATTTAGAGCCCAACCCTAACGCCATAACCCATAACCCCGATACcatacatttcaaaatttggtAGAAAGATCAATGTTTATTACAATTATGCCAGCAGTTTGATTGATTCCAAGAGTAAAAaagaggattttttaaaattgaattcagTTTGATGGTTTTATCCCCACCCCTCTGGGGGCAGGggtaatgaattttatttcacagACGAATTAACTTAGATGTCACTTTATTTCATCTCACAGACTAATTGACTTAGATGTCACTTTATTGATTTAGGCGCACTTTCTCCCACATACCACATGACTAAAAAGATGTCACTTTCTTCTACAGATCAGATGCCTTTGAAGTCACTTTCTCCTACATACAACATGAATTAGATGTCACTTTCTCCCACAGACCACATGACTT
The window above is part of the Magallana gigas chromosome 10, xbMagGiga1.1, whole genome shotgun sequence genome. Proteins encoded here:
- the LOC136272025 gene encoding uncharacterized protein, coding for MTTGNGPSHLNEILGTMNSPGLSSTSFTAIEKEVGEWWLSALESNILEAGAEERALAVERGDYHHEVPAITVITDGGWSKRTHKHSYNALGGVAIIIGKETGKLLHIGVRNKYCYVCQTAKNKMVEPQEHDCFKNWDSDSQSMESDIIVEGFKEAETKHGLRYMRIVGDGDSSVYAKIREEVPEWGRDVQKEECANHVCKCYRSNLEKLVMNNPLYKGRHNLTKKVRVQLVSAVRCAIRVRAKQRENKELTTSAAVAHLKHDILNSVHHVFGNHSNCSDFCKVSTSTSTADNLQIQIEQNEGIADDGANFENIFEEQITFWEEGASAEELEKSRYCSFDFHDVEKFIIQDVSILLMKIAEKAGCLIGNTTTNIAESWMHIRCKFDGGKIHNLCNRGSWHARCYGGALRMNYGPQWSPNVWKESTATHAGSFFTKVFQRQEVKLAQSKKHQMKPQTKKNRFMKKLRNLKQSTTTKAKRAYGEDATEVTEDISALDLEAKKQEFLNKHVCVSSTQIAKIQSSTSKQSSSGLWHSERRVRLTASNFGKVYRRRPSIPVKNLVKSLLYSNFKGNRHTRNGLLQERSTIEEYKLRKAEENENVIVKDSGLVIDHNNNFLAASPDGFVYTSDGKKGLIEIKNLVHNKPLNLFEAADKIRSFCLQYRNGKLSLKENHDYYYQCQGLMNICGTEWIDFVLLLGKGKVQA